GGAAGGGGCGCTGGCCGGCCCCCGCAGCTGCAGCGGTAGGCTGCCCCTGGAAGTGGAGGGTCTGCTTGGGGTGGGGCCAGGCGCCCCCCACCGCGGAGGGGGTCGAACCGCCTGGGCAGCCCGGCCGCGCGGTCCTCCTCACTGGCAAGCCTGGGTTGCCCGGGGGGGGGCTGCCCGGCGAGGCAGTGCGAGGGTCCGCTGCGCAGCTGCAGAGCGCCCCCCACGCCGGGGCCGCCGGCCGGGGCCGCGATTGGCCGCCCGGACAAGGGTAATTGTGACACGCCGGGGAGCCTTCGGCGCCGCAGGGAGAGGCCGGCGGCACCCGAGCGCCTGGCTGTGGCCCCGCGCGACTGCAGAGAGGACAGGCGCGCCCCGCACCGCGCAGGGCCCCCTTCCGGAGGCGGCCGCGGCGGAAATGAAAGCGAAAGCGGAGGAGGGCCGGGCGCGCGCGGAGGAGGAGCGCCTCTGCCAGAACTGGTAGGCTGCTGCCGGCCGGCAGGGGGCTGCCACGCCGCGGGGGGCTGCCCGCCggtgcccgcccgcccgcccgcccgcgctgAGCGCCGCCCTCTCCCCTCTCCGCCAGCAAGCGAGACGTGGCGGCCGCCAACTTCCCGCTGCACGAGGCGCACTGCCTGCGCTTCCTCGCCGTCTGCCCGCACTGTGACGAGCGCCTGGCCGCCACCGGCATGCAGGAGCACCTCGCCCACGCCCACCAGCAGGTACCCGCGAGCGGGCTGGCGGCAGGGAGGGAGGGCCACTGGACGCGGCCCCGCCCCGGGCGGGCTTCCCTACGCCTCGGctgccctcctgctcctcccCGTCTAGGTCAGGTGCCAGCTCTGCCGCCGGCTGATGCAGCAGTACCTGCTGGAGCGCCACCAGGTGAGAAGGGCCAGGGATTGCTCTCCGCGGGTCCAGCAGGGTCACTCGAAGCCGGGGACCCTCCCTGCCGCCCGCTCTTGGTGCTCCCAGAGCCCTGAAGACATGTGGCCAGCCCACCCGCACTTGCCCTGGACAGGGCAGTGCTACCGCCTCGAGGGCACGTCTGTTTCCAGCCATTGGCACCTTCACTTACTCGTTTCGTGCCAGCCTCCTGCTCACCACTGCACAGCTTATGGGCAAGGCCTGGCTGTGCCACCTGCAGGGGTACTCTaaccacttctccccccccccgccccccacctgcaggcTGAGGAATGCCAGGAGCGCTTGGCCAAGTGCTCCTTCTGTGAGCTGGAGCTGCCGTACCGCAAGCTGCAGGCCCACCTGGACGCCTGTGGCAGCCGGACCACGTTGTGCTGGGACTGCCACAAGTACGTCATGTACAAAGCCCTGGAGGAGCACAAGCACAGCTGCCAGGCCAAGGATGAGCTGCAGTGGCCCAGTGAGTGTGGTGCCCGCGTGGCTGCCGTGCCTGCCACGCTCCCTCCAGGCCATTCTCCACTTGGCTTCTTGGCCCCGCCAGAGGGTGAGGGTGACCCTGGAGAGGCCATGGCTGGCTGCGCATGCCTTTCCTGCCTGTTGCACTGaggcctcttcttcctctctcctcccgGCTTCGGTTCCCACAGCCAATGTCTGTCAGCAGAGCAAT
The DNA window shown above is from Tiliqua scincoides isolate rTilSci1 chromosome 8, rTilSci1.hap2, whole genome shotgun sequence and carries:
- the XAF1 gene encoding XIAP-associated factor 1 isoform X5, giving the protein MKAKAEEGRARAEEERLCQNCKRDVAAANFPLHEAHCLRFLAVCPHCDERLAATGMQEHLAHAHQQVRCQLCRRLMQQYLLERHQAEECQERLAKCSFCELELPYRKLQAHLDACGSRTTLCWDCHKYVMYKALEEHKHSCQAKDELQWPTNVCQQSNLRFSDERYLLHPNECQCSGGAPASTPTKPASPAWMDAAPGPSSPTVSKSAGRDVRPKRQDKELVLVGRPLMKPPRGKKAPGHLAFTAGPQALDTSAYDRLVTCSQCNILLPGPTLQKHERKCRRAASLQTLRRSPRHSDKGEDSL